A window from Aerococcus sp. Group 1 encodes these proteins:
- the trpB gene encoding tryptophan synthase subunit beta — protein sequence MTEINNGFYGEFGGCYVPEVVKEELDRIADFYEDIKDDPDFKQELALYLRDYVGRENPLYYAENFSKHLGGPKIYLKREDLNHLGAHKVNNTIGQVLIAKRMGKKRLIAETGAGQHGVATAAVAAKFGLDCTVYMGQKDVERQKLNVFRMELMGTKVVGVKRGAQSLKEAVDAAFEDLIDNYQDTYYLVGSAVGPHPYPSMVKHFQSVISQESKAQILEREGRLPDAVIACIGGGSNAIGSFAHYLDEPTVKLYGAEGGGKGLDSDQTAATLNLGSIKIEHGMNTYCLVDEEGNTKPSYSISAGLDYVAVGPEHAYLKDSHRAEYIAITDDEALAAFQLLSRTEGIIPALESSHALALAAKLAPEYSSDQILLVTLSGRGDKDVDQVLRILES from the coding sequence ATGACAGAAATTAATAATGGTTTTTATGGTGAATTTGGTGGCTGCTATGTCCCTGAAGTGGTGAAGGAAGAATTGGACCGGATTGCCGACTTCTATGAAGACATCAAGGACGATCCCGACTTCAAACAAGAACTGGCCCTTTACCTACGCGACTATGTCGGTCGGGAGAACCCGCTCTACTACGCTGAGAACTTCAGTAAGCATTTAGGCGGACCCAAAATTTACCTCAAACGTGAAGACCTCAACCACTTAGGCGCCCACAAGGTCAATAACACCATCGGCCAAGTTCTCATCGCTAAACGCATGGGCAAGAAACGGCTCATCGCTGAAACCGGAGCCGGCCAACACGGGGTGGCAACAGCAGCCGTCGCCGCCAAATTTGGCCTAGACTGCACAGTTTACATGGGGCAAAAGGATGTGGAGCGGCAAAAATTAAATGTCTTCCGAATGGAACTGATGGGAACCAAGGTTGTTGGCGTCAAACGTGGGGCCCAATCCCTTAAAGAAGCCGTCGATGCTGCCTTTGAAGACCTGATTGACAATTACCAAGACACCTACTACCTAGTGGGCTCAGCCGTTGGTCCCCACCCTTACCCCAGCATGGTCAAGCACTTCCAAAGTGTGATTAGCCAGGAAAGTAAGGCCCAAATCCTGGAACGTGAGGGTCGCTTACCCGACGCAGTAATCGCCTGCATCGGGGGCGGGTCCAATGCTATTGGTTCCTTTGCCCATTATCTCGATGAGCCGACTGTCAAGCTTTACGGCGCTGAAGGTGGTGGAAAAGGCCTAGACAGCGATCAAACGGCAGCCACCTTGAATCTAGGATCGATTAAGATCGAGCACGGCATGAATACCTACTGCCTAGTTGATGAAGAAGGCAATACCAAGCCAAGTTATTCCATCTCAGCCGGACTCGACTATGTGGCTGTAGGACCGGAACACGCCTATCTCAAGGACAGTCACCGGGCTGAATATATCGCCATCACTGACGATGAAGCCCTGGCTGCCTTCCAACTGCTTTCCCGCACAGAAGGGATCATCCCGGCCCTGGAGTCCTCCCATGCCCTGGCCCTGGCTGCAAAATTAGCCCCTGAATACAGCTCCGATCAAATCCTTCTCGTCACCCTATCTGGACGCGGCGATAAGGACGTCGACCAAGTTCTTAGAATACTCGAAAGCTAA
- a CDS encoding argininosuccinate synthase: protein MLLAYSGGLDTSVTITWLKENYDNCEVIAMTANVGQEDDFDFIHDKALQCGASKIYIEDLRQELITDYIYPAVRAGGKYENKYLLGTALARPLIAKRMVEIAHQEGCDAIAHGCTGKGNDQVRFELGIREFDPDMTIIAPWREWEISSREEAFDYAEAHNIPLPITRETNYSKDENLWHLSHEGLDLEDPSQKPDYEAILELGVSPKQAPDQATPITIDFEAGNPVAVNGKKLDPIALIQTLNQLGGANGIGILDLVENRLVGMKSRGVYETPGGAILFHAHEKLEELTLDRDTLHFKQILALKYSELIYNGLWFSPLRQAMQAFVDHTQSHVNGQVKLELYKGNIIDAGVSSPDSLYREELATFNEDSIYNQNDAEGFIKLFGLPQSARVKK from the coding sequence GTGTTACTCGCCTATTCCGGAGGCTTAGATACCTCAGTCACCATCACTTGGTTAAAAGAAAATTATGATAACTGTGAAGTCATCGCCATGACTGCCAATGTCGGCCAAGAAGATGACTTTGATTTCATCCATGACAAGGCCCTTCAATGTGGGGCTTCCAAGATTTATATTGAAGACCTCCGCCAAGAACTCATTACCGACTACATCTACCCGGCAGTCCGTGCGGGGGGCAAGTATGAAAATAAATACCTCTTAGGCACGGCCCTAGCCCGTCCATTGATTGCTAAACGGATGGTAGAAATCGCCCACCAAGAGGGTTGCGATGCTATCGCCCACGGTTGCACCGGTAAGGGAAATGACCAGGTCCGCTTTGAACTAGGGATCCGGGAATTCGACCCAGATATGACAATCATCGCTCCGTGGCGAGAATGGGAAATTTCTTCTCGGGAAGAAGCCTTTGACTACGCTGAGGCCCACAATATTCCCCTCCCCATCACCCGGGAAACCAACTATTCCAAGGATGAAAACCTCTGGCACCTCTCCCATGAAGGCCTGGACTTGGAAGACCCTAGCCAAAAACCTGACTATGAAGCCATTTTAGAGCTAGGTGTGAGTCCCAAACAAGCTCCCGACCAAGCCACTCCGATCACCATCGACTTTGAAGCGGGTAACCCAGTGGCCGTTAACGGGAAGAAGTTAGATCCTATTGCCTTAATCCAAACCCTCAACCAATTAGGCGGGGCTAATGGGATTGGTATCCTCGACTTGGTGGAAAACCGTTTGGTAGGCATGAAATCCAGAGGGGTCTATGAAACTCCAGGGGGCGCCATCCTCTTCCATGCCCATGAGAAGCTCGAAGAACTGACTCTGGACCGAGATACCTTACACTTTAAGCAAATCTTGGCCCTCAAATACAGCGAACTTATCTATAATGGGCTCTGGTTCTCCCCACTCCGCCAAGCCATGCAAGCCTTTGTTGACCATACTCAAAGTCACGTCAACGGCCAAGTCAAACTGGAACTCTACAAGGGCAATATCATTGATGCTGGGGTAAGCAGTCCGGATAGTCTCTACCGGGAAGAACTAGCCACTTTCAATGAAGATTCCATTTACAACCAAAATGACGCAGAAGGCTTTATCAAGCTCTTCGGTCTGCCTCAAAGCGCCCGGGTCAAGAAGTAA
- a CDS encoding amidohydrolase family protein, which yields MMTQTVYQHANVFNGKDENLLEDAWFVVDEASGRITEMGSGQAPAADQSVDLNGAYVMPGLINAHTHMTMDAHALDSGLGANMIQTTVLALDNLQTCLKSGVTYIRECGAAYDIDITMARLERQGKISQVPEIMPSGRAYSMTGGHGDMPNFSWLVDDPHAMRHAIRQGMKNGAETIKLMATGGVMTEDDHMFQPQLSVEEMQVAVEEAHHKGRTVSAHAEGPQGIKNAIAAGVDGIEHCFYCDDEDIEKMVAQGIHINPTIIADWIIATKGGEVLPDFQVVKAANALDDLLANLKKAWDAGVKMGLGTDAGTPFNGFDMVPKELELMVDLLDRTPYQALMTSYHSAEFMNIDQDYGSLEPDKYADFLVLKNNPLTDIKAVQEEDKAVYKKGQRQF from the coding sequence ATGATGACACAAACTGTCTATCAACATGCCAATGTTTTTAACGGGAAAGATGAAAATTTACTAGAAGATGCCTGGTTTGTCGTAGATGAGGCTAGTGGGCGGATCACGGAAATGGGGAGTGGGCAAGCGCCAGCTGCTGACCAAAGTGTCGACCTCAACGGGGCTTATGTCATGCCGGGCTTGATCAATGCCCATACTCATATGACCATGGATGCCCATGCCTTGGATTCTGGTTTAGGGGCCAATATGATTCAAACCACCGTTTTAGCCTTGGATAATCTCCAAACTTGCTTAAAATCTGGGGTAACTTATATTCGTGAATGTGGGGCTGCTTATGATATTGATATCACCATGGCACGCTTAGAACGTCAGGGAAAAATTAGTCAAGTTCCAGAAATCATGCCCTCTGGCCGGGCTTATTCCATGACGGGTGGTCATGGGGACATGCCGAATTTTTCTTGGTTAGTTGATGATCCTCATGCTATGCGCCACGCGATTCGCCAAGGAATGAAAAATGGCGCGGAAACAATCAAGTTAATGGCGACTGGTGGGGTAATGACTGAAGACGACCACATGTTCCAACCGCAACTTTCTGTAGAAGAAATGCAGGTAGCGGTTGAGGAGGCCCATCATAAAGGCCGGACTGTTTCTGCCCATGCCGAAGGGCCGCAAGGGATTAAGAACGCAATTGCTGCTGGGGTTGACGGGATCGAACACTGCTTCTACTGTGATGATGAAGATATTGAAAAGATGGTCGCTCAAGGCATCCATATTAATCCGACAATTATAGCTGACTGGATCATTGCCACCAAGGGCGGAGAAGTTCTCCCAGACTTCCAAGTGGTCAAAGCCGCTAATGCCTTAGATGACTTACTTGCAAACTTGAAGAAGGCCTGGGATGCCGGGGTGAAGATGGGTTTAGGAACCGATGCAGGTACTCCTTTCAACGGCTTTGACATGGTCCCTAAGGAATTGGAGTTAATGGTTGATTTACTCGACCGCACCCCTTACCAAGCCTTAATGACCTCCTATCACTCCGCTGAATTTATGAATATTGACCAAGACTATGGGTCACTAGAACCTGATAAGTACGCTGACTTCTTAGTCCTCAAAAACAACCCCCTAACTGACATAAAAGCAGTTCAAGAAGAAGATAAGGCCGTTTATAAAAAAGGACAACGCCAATTTTAA
- a CDS encoding cysteine hydrolase family protein, producing MKRALINVDYTNDFVASDGSLTCGEPTQAIEGAISRLSEEFIQAGDFLVFAIDAHHKGDPYHPETKLFPPHNIVGSHGQDLYGQLAQVYDDNKENSQVYYMPKTRYSAFAGTDLLIKLRERHIEELHIVGVCTDICVLHTAIDAYNLGFKIVIHKDCVASFNPQGHEWALNHFKTCLNAEVI from the coding sequence ATGAAGAGAGCCTTAATTAACGTCGACTATACCAATGATTTTGTGGCGAGTGATGGTAGTCTCACTTGCGGAGAACCTACCCAAGCCATTGAAGGGGCCATTAGTCGCCTCAGTGAAGAATTTATCCAAGCCGGAGACTTCCTCGTCTTTGCCATTGATGCCCACCATAAGGGCGACCCCTATCATCCAGAAACCAAGCTCTTCCCACCCCATAATATCGTGGGTAGCCACGGTCAAGACCTCTATGGGCAATTAGCTCAGGTCTATGACGACAACAAGGAAAATAGCCAGGTTTACTACATGCCAAAAACCCGCTATTCAGCCTTTGCGGGAACCGATTTATTGATCAAATTACGGGAACGCCATATTGAAGAGTTGCATATTGTGGGAGTCTGCACCGATATCTGTGTCCTCCATACCGCCATTGATGCTTATAATTTAGGCTTCAAGATCGTTATCCATAAGGACTGCGTGGCCAGCTTCAACCCTCAAGGACATGAATGGGCCCTCAACCATTTCAAAACTTGCTTGAATGCTGAAGTGATTTAA
- a CDS encoding DNA/RNA non-specific endonuclease, with product MSWLLAIMVVVLLLLTAFVLPKNRSKKKRSKKEQKIISGLFLIAVVALALYVEPQVTNDPGEDPSQSQSSSSQKEENASQKETPFPKENQASPPVRPSDEEVQSLRKEIHQSIPQVPEGQTFLVVNNNVPLFTSSELELTTAYANYGDLDFLQRVTGAEGLLGMELMPDDAREPLTSVTPTGWRQKSYVNVPGGWLYNRCHLIGYQLTGENANAKNLMTGTRWFNTEGMLPIENYVAAYIEETNHHVRYRVTPVFNQFNQLASGVYMEGYSIEDQGQVHFHIFVPNRQPGITIDYLTGESQGPAGPQTSGDLSY from the coding sequence ATGTCCTGGTTGCTAGCCATTATGGTGGTGGTCTTACTATTATTAACCGCCTTTGTCCTACCGAAAAACCGGTCCAAGAAAAAACGATCAAAAAAAGAACAAAAAATTATTTCTGGTCTTTTCCTTATTGCTGTAGTAGCTTTGGCCCTTTATGTGGAGCCTCAAGTCACTAATGATCCAGGAGAGGATCCCAGCCAATCCCAGTCTTCTTCAAGTCAGAAAGAAGAAAATGCGTCTCAAAAAGAGACCCCCTTTCCTAAAGAAAATCAAGCCAGTCCGCCAGTCAGACCTAGTGATGAAGAGGTCCAAAGCCTACGCAAAGAAATCCATCAAAGCATTCCCCAGGTGCCAGAGGGACAGACTTTTCTGGTGGTCAATAATAATGTCCCCCTCTTTACCAGCAGTGAATTGGAGTTGACAACTGCCTATGCTAACTACGGGGACTTAGATTTCTTGCAGCGGGTGACTGGGGCTGAAGGTCTCTTGGGGATGGAACTCATGCCCGATGATGCCCGCGAGCCCCTGACCAGTGTGACGCCTACCGGTTGGCGGCAAAAGTCCTACGTCAATGTTCCTGGTGGCTGGCTCTATAACCGCTGCCATTTGATCGGCTACCAGTTAACCGGTGAGAACGCCAATGCTAAGAATTTGATGACAGGAACGCGTTGGTTTAATACTGAAGGCATGCTACCGATTGAAAACTATGTGGCGGCCTATATTGAAGAGACCAACCACCATGTCAGATACCGGGTGACGCCAGTCTTTAACCAGTTTAACCAATTAGCTTCTGGGGTTTATATGGAAGGCTACTCCATTGAAGACCAGGGGCAAGTCCACTTCCATATCTTTGTCCCTAACCGCCAACCCGGAATTACTATTGATTACCTGACCGGTGAGAGCCAAGGCCCCGCTGGACCGCAAACAAGTGGAGACTTAAGCTACTAA
- a CDS encoding YoaK family protein, with amino-acid sequence MKKTQKLAEKLFFSCLLTMSSGGQTAYSYLNHKGVFAGFQSGNLIRMAVNLGQGHFADLPPYFVSIIFFMIGTVLTRILHFHYYDPSHEIRRNALVLMISFLAMAVVAWISQTGHHLLATAFLTISTAAQFEEFRSLEGTNYTPTMMSGNFKRLTENLFDYFLYPNATVKASAKNNIFYFIAIILSYFTGVLAISLGQNWLGIWTIFIPMTLTALGIGILFLQAYTNHSQA; translated from the coding sequence ATGAAAAAAACACAAAAACTGGCTGAAAAGCTGTTCTTTTCCTGTTTACTGACCATGTCTAGCGGGGGACAAACAGCTTATTCTTATCTAAACCATAAGGGGGTTTTTGCTGGTTTTCAAAGCGGTAACCTCATCCGCATGGCGGTCAACTTGGGACAGGGGCATTTTGCTGACTTACCGCCCTATTTCGTCTCGATTATTTTCTTCATGATCGGCACGGTCCTGACCCGCATCCTTCATTTTCATTATTATGATCCCTCTCACGAGATCAGACGCAATGCCCTGGTCTTGATGATTTCCTTTTTAGCCATGGCTGTCGTGGCTTGGATTAGTCAAACTGGCCACCACCTGCTCGCCACGGCTTTCTTGACTATTTCAACTGCAGCCCAATTTGAGGAATTCCGCTCGCTGGAAGGGACTAACTACACCCCGACCATGATGTCGGGTAACTTTAAACGGCTCACCGAAAACCTCTTTGACTACTTTCTCTATCCCAACGCCACCGTCAAAGCTAGCGCCAAAAATAATATTTTTTATTTTATCGCTATTATTCTCTCCTACTTTACTGGCGTCTTAGCCATCAGTCTGGGACAAAATTGGCTAGGCATCTGGACCATTTTCATTCCCATGACACTCACAGCTCTAGGCATCGGCATCCTCTTCCTTCAAGCCTACACTAACCATAGCCAGGCCTAG
- a CDS encoding glycosyltransferase family 2 protein, producing MQEFAVIIPAYKPNQDLVTYVDQLLQAGVPQVVVVNDGSPEDCQPVFDQLAERDRVDLLVHLVNRGKGTALKTAFDYELKHGQDYKGFVTADADGQHTVKDVLNIGKILVDHPDVSFVLGKRDFDQDQVPFLSRLGNKTTTRLFDWLFGYWITDTQTGLRGINAKELLWLMDLPGSKFEYEMNMLIVMAKRELPYLEETIETVYEDDRTTHYHPFRDSWRIAKVLIDGKRSGEDELI from the coding sequence ATGCAAGAATTTGCGGTGATTATTCCAGCCTATAAACCCAATCAAGACCTGGTTACTTATGTTGACCAATTGCTCCAAGCCGGGGTTCCTCAAGTGGTAGTCGTCAATGATGGGAGCCCAGAAGACTGCCAACCTGTCTTCGACCAACTTGCTGAGCGTGACCGGGTCGACCTTTTGGTCCATCTCGTTAATCGTGGCAAGGGGACTGCCTTAAAGACCGCCTTCGACTATGAATTGAAACATGGTCAAGACTACAAGGGCTTTGTTACGGCCGATGCAGACGGACAACACACTGTAAAAGATGTCTTAAATATTGGGAAAATTTTGGTCGACCATCCTGATGTCTCCTTTGTTTTAGGTAAGCGGGATTTTGACCAAGACCAGGTCCCCTTTTTGAGTCGTTTGGGCAATAAAACCACTACCCGCCTTTTCGACTGGCTCTTTGGCTATTGGATTACCGATACCCAAACCGGCTTGCGGGGGATCAATGCCAAGGAACTGCTTTGGTTGATGGACTTACCAGGGTCTAAGTTTGAATATGAAATGAATATGTTGATCGTGATGGCTAAGCGGGAACTTCCTTATTTAGAAGAGACCATTGAGACGGTTTATGAAGACGACCGGACCACCCACTACCATCCTTTTCGGGATAGCTGGCGGATTGCCAAGGTCCTGATTGATGGCAAGCGGTCGGGTGAGGATGAATTGATTTAG
- a CDS encoding threonine/serine exporter ThrE family protein encodes MQERTTKQTPTMQKKILETALLAGQIMCESNAESYRVEDTMNRILTYSKASYAVAVSFSTSIYAILDDPNYASGGFAGIKRITSRSNNLNKISKVNTVSRALLGGKISMDEAYQELTIIRQASNQYSTWVSSLGIIGLALSFSILFEGGLVEFIASGINGLILSLMTILTDKYYINHALSNVIQSLVVTLAAYLMLFYLFPEMNVATVIVATLMPMVPGTAITNSLRDIFREDYIAGSARAMEAFFEALMIAIGSVVGLAILGGLSHV; translated from the coding sequence TTGCAAGAAAGAACCACTAAGCAAACACCAACCATGCAAAAGAAGATTCTAGAAACTGCTCTCTTAGCCGGACAGATCATGTGCGAGAGTAATGCAGAGTCTTACCGGGTGGAGGATACCATGAACCGGATTTTGACCTATTCCAAGGCTTCCTATGCCGTTGCGGTCTCATTCTCTACCAGTATTTATGCCATTCTAGATGACCCTAATTATGCCAGCGGGGGCTTTGCTGGGATCAAGCGGATTACTTCCCGGTCCAATAATCTCAATAAGATCTCCAAGGTGAATACCGTTTCCCGGGCCTTGCTTGGTGGCAAGATCAGCATGGATGAAGCCTACCAAGAGCTCACCATCATCCGCCAAGCCTCCAATCAATATTCAACCTGGGTATCTTCCTTGGGAATTATTGGCTTAGCTTTAAGCTTTTCGATTTTATTTGAAGGTGGGCTGGTAGAATTTATTGCTTCCGGAATAAATGGATTGATCCTCTCCTTGATGACCATCCTAACTGATAAGTATTACATCAACCACGCCCTCTCCAATGTGATCCAGTCCTTGGTAGTCACTTTGGCGGCTTATTTAATGCTCTTCTATCTCTTTCCAGAAATGAATGTGGCCACCGTTATTGTGGCTACCCTTATGCCCATGGTGCCGGGGACGGCGATTACGAACTCCTTGCGGGATATTTTCCGGGAAGACTATATTGCGGGGTCGGCTCGGGCCATGGAGGCCTTCTTTGAAGCCTTGATGATTGCTATTGGCTCCGTGGTCGGCTTAGCGATTTTAGGGGGGTTATCACATGTCTAA
- a CDS encoding threonine/serine exporter family protein, protein MSNYLIQLIAAYFVGISCSISVEEPRKMILKTSIIDTAGWALYLLCLDFFNVGTVLATYIAGLLIAGMSHWFARLFHEPVTVFFIPGFFTLVPGGGMYRTAFFLFQGDMSRGLSELSTTLFIALAIALAVFTTDTLVSIIFNQHLPKFIRRNRRMKFK, encoded by the coding sequence ATGTCTAATTATCTTATCCAACTGATTGCTGCTTACTTTGTCGGTATTTCTTGCTCCATTTCTGTCGAAGAACCCCGTAAGATGATTTTAAAAACCTCAATTATTGATACCGCTGGCTGGGCCTTGTATTTATTGTGCCTGGACTTCTTCAATGTAGGAACGGTTTTAGCTACCTATATTGCCGGTCTTTTGATTGCTGGGATGTCTCACTGGTTTGCCCGGCTCTTCCATGAACCGGTGACGGTCTTCTTTATCCCGGGTTTCTTTACCTTGGTGCCTGGGGGTGGCATGTACCGGACCGCCTTCTTCCTCTTCCAAGGGGATATGTCTCGGGGGCTGTCGGAATTATCGACCACTCTCTTTATTGCCCTAGCCATTGCCTTAGCGGTTTTTACTACTGATACCTTGGTATCTATCATCTTTAACCAACACCTACCTAAATTTATTCGCCGTAACCGCCGGATGAAATTTAAGTAG
- a CDS encoding IS3 family transposase (programmed frameshift), with protein MSKYSLEFKLNLVGDYIAKKGSYRTLANKAGIDPSILRRWVNNYYEFGVDGLKKRRTQQVYTVEFKLNAIELYESTEMSYRELANSLNMNNPSLIANWRRAYHERGLDGLSARKGRPPKVSKKKSQINQIKDSSETNQLSEAKIKELEQRITDLEIENKFLKGLRRRVAQKSQARKEEIVTEITRLHDEKYALKDILSVLKFPKSTYFYWKNKDEEIDKDADLKEEMKDIRETHKDYGYRRMRAELLSRGYKVSKNKVQRLMKIMGIQVTSYTRKTRKYNSYKGTIGEIAPNRINRRFDSTIPYQKITTDTTEFKYYYADDSGNYQTGKLYLDPYMDLFNREIISFKITHQPNGQSMLEGLQAAIEASKLCPYRRTFHSDQGWAYQMKSYTRLLKDHRIFQSMSRKGNCLDNSPMENFFSLLKQEVYYGRTYHSFEELAQAIEDFIIYYNGERIKEKLDFRSPIEFRLHHASFAA; from the exons ATGTCTAAATATTCATTAGAATTTAAACTGAATTTAGTAGGAGACTATATTGCGAAAAAAGGAAGTTATCGAACCTTAGCTAATAAAGCAGGAATAGATCCTTCTATTTTACGAAGGTGGGTTAATAACTATTATGAATTTGGTGTAGATGGTTTAAAGAAAAGGCGGACTCAACAGGTTTATACTGTTGAATTCAAATTAAATGCGATAGAATTGTATGAAAGTACGGAAATGAGTTATCGCGAATTGGCCAATTCATTAAACATGAATAATCCAAGTCTAATCGCTAATTGGCGAAGAGCTTATCATGAAAGAGGACTTGATGGCCTTTCCGCGAGGAAAGGAAGGCCACCTAAAGTGTCTAAAAAGAAATCACAAATCAATCAAATAAAGGATAGCAGCGAAACCAATCAGTTAAGTGAAGCAAAAATAAAGGAACTTGAACAACGGATTACGGATTTAGAAATTGAGAACAAATTTTTAAAAGGATTGAGGAGACGTGTGGCTCAAA AGAGTCAAGCGAGAAAAGAAGAAATAGTGACCGAAATCACACGTCTCCATGATGAAAAATATGCTTTAAAAGATATTCTTAGCGTTTTAAAGTTTCCTAAATCGACCTACTTTTATTGGAAAAATAAAGATGAGGAAATTGATAAGGATGCCGATTTAAAAGAGGAAATGAAAGACATCAGAGAAACCCATAAGGATTATGGTTATCGAAGAATGCGAGCTGAACTGCTTTCCCGTGGTTATAAGGTCAGTAAAAACAAAGTTCAACGCCTAATGAAAATTATGGGGATACAGGTCACTAGCTATACTAGAAAGACAAGAAAATATAATTCCTACAAAGGAACGATTGGAGAGATAGCGCCAAATCGTATCAACCGGCGGTTTGATTCGACCATTCCTTATCAAAAAATAACAACAGACACAACAGAATTTAAATACTACTATGCCGATGATTCTGGGAATTATCAAACTGGAAAACTCTATTTAGATCCTTACATGGATCTATTTAATCGAGAAATTATTTCTTTTAAGATAACACATCAGCCTAATGGACAAAGCATGTTGGAGGGGCTACAAGCTGCCATTGAAGCAAGTAAATTATGTCCATACAGAAGAACCTTTCATTCTGATCAGGGCTGGGCCTATCAAATGAAAAGTTACACCCGGCTCTTGAAGGATCACCGAATTTTTCAAAGTATGTCTCGTAAAGGAAATTGCTTAGATAATTCGCCAATGGAGAATTTCTTTAGTCTACTAAAACAAGAAGTCTACTATGGTCGGACTTATCATTCCTTTGAAGAATTAGCACAAGCGATTGAAGATTTTATAATCTATTACAATGGTGAAAGAATCAAAGAAAAATTAGATTTTAGGAGTCCTATAGAATTTCGTCTTCATCACGCTTCTTTCGCCGCTTAA
- a CDS encoding amidohydrolase → MSQLLDTLYEKLEEKNDRMIEIRRELHEHAEKSFEEEWTSDYIADFYKDLDCQVERNVGNGYGIVVTIDSGKEGKTVALRADFDALPIKEDTGLDFASKTDAMHACGHDGHTAYLLILAETFIELKDLWQGKIVILHQNAEEEGPGGAKSMVEAGCLDGVDNVFGMHVMSNMPVGGIYYKEGNAQTGRDNFFLTIKGEGGHASSPHTSNDAIVAGAYFVTQVQSIVSRRLNPFDVGSITIGNFDAAGAANAINGQVKISGDVRSMSPEVGETIEKEIKAKVKGLEASFGVTVEMEYLKGYPVLYNDPKVTEFAVKALEDNKYPELKKVEATQPQPPSEDFAFYAKEVPSAFLWVGCASDDQDAHPAYPHHHPKFFMDEGALIVAAKGMATIVSSYIENDGIKA, encoded by the coding sequence ATGAGTCAATTGTTAGATACACTCTATGAAAAATTAGAGGAAAAGAATGACCGTATGATTGAAATTCGTCGTGAACTTCACGAACATGCGGAAAAATCTTTTGAAGAGGAATGGACTTCAGATTATATTGCTGACTTCTATAAAGATCTAGATTGTCAGGTTGAACGTAATGTCGGTAATGGTTATGGAATCGTGGTAACAATTGATTCAGGCAAGGAAGGCAAGACCGTAGCCCTACGCGCCGACTTCGACGCCCTACCTATTAAAGAAGATACTGGCCTTGACTTCGCTTCAAAAACCGACGCCATGCATGCCTGTGGACATGACGGTCATACGGCTTACTTATTGATCCTCGCTGAGACCTTTATCGAATTAAAAGACCTCTGGCAAGGAAAGATTGTCATCCTACACCAAAACGCTGAAGAAGAAGGCCCTGGTGGTGCGAAATCCATGGTGGAAGCTGGCTGTTTAGATGGGGTAGATAATGTCTTCGGTATGCACGTGATGAGTAACATGCCTGTTGGTGGGATCTACTATAAAGAAGGTAATGCCCAAACTGGTCGCGATAACTTCTTCCTTACCATTAAAGGGGAAGGTGGACACGCTTCCTCACCACACACTTCTAACGATGCTATCGTTGCCGGTGCTTATTTCGTTACCCAAGTACAAAGCATCGTCTCCCGCCGCCTCAATCCTTTCGATGTGGGGTCCATTACCATCGGAAACTTCGACGCTGCCGGTGCCGCTAATGCCATCAACGGCCAAGTCAAAATCTCTGGCGACGTCCGTTCCATGTCACCGGAAGTCGGCGAAACCATTGAAAAAGAAATCAAGGCTAAGGTTAAAGGCTTAGAAGCCAGCTTTGGGGTCACTGTCGAAATGGAATACCTTAAAGGTTACCCTGTCCTCTACAATGATCCAAAAGTGACTGAATTTGCTGTCAAAGCGCTAGAAGATAACAAGTATCCTGAACTCAAGAAAGTGGAAGCTACCCAACCCCAACCACCTTCCGAAGACTTTGCCTTCTATGCGAAAGAGGTCCCAAGTGCCTTCTTATGGGTTGGCTGTGCCAGTGATGACCAAGACGCTCACCCCGCTTACCCTCACCACCATCCAAAATTCTTTATGGATGAAGGCGCGCTTATCGTTGCTGCCAAAGGGATGGCCACCATTGTTTCCAGCTATATTGAAAACGACGGCATAAAAGCCTAA